A window of candidate division TA06 bacterium genomic DNA:
CGGTGGCCCACATCTGGTATTTCAAATCCCTGCCCTCGCGGATCGGGCAGCTTTTGGACGTCTCCATCCGGGACCTGGAACGGGTGCTGTACTACGAAAGCTACATCGTAATCGAGCCCGGCTCTTCGGGATTCAAGAAGAAGGAGCTGATCAACGAGGATCAGTGCATCAAGGCCGAGGAGGAATACGGCAAGGATTTCATCGCCCAGATGGGCGCCGAGGCCATCCGGGAACTGCTCAAGGAGATCAACATCGACGATCTGTCGGCCGAGCTGCGCTCCCGCTTAAGGCTCGAGGTTTCGGCCGAGGTCAAGAAGAACGTCTTGAAACGGCTCCGGATCGTGGAGGCCTTTCGCAAGTCGGGCAACCGTCCGGAGTGGATGATCCTTTCGGCCATCCCGGTGATCCCGCCGGACCTGCGTCCTTTGGTGCCGCTGGAAGGAGGGCGCTTCGCGACTTCTGATCTGAATGACCTCTACCGCCGGGTCATCACCCGCAACAACCGGCTGAAGAAGATCATTGACATGCGGGCCCCGGAGATCATCCTGCGCAACGAAAAGCGGATGCTGCAGGAGGCGGTGGACGCCCTGTTCGACAACGGACGCCGCTCCCGGGCCCTGAAGGGCCGGGGCAACCGCGAGCTGAAGAGCCTGTCCGAGATCCTGCGCGGCAAGCAGGGACGGTTCCGCCAGAACCTGCTGGGCAAGCGGGTGGACTATTCCGGCCGCTCGGTGATCGTGGTCGGCCCCGAGCTGAAACCCTACCAGTGCGGCCTTCCCAAGAGCATGGCGCTGGAACTGTTCAAGCCCTTCATCCTGAAAAAGCTGGAGGAAAAGGGCTACGTCCAGAGCGTCAAGAGCGCCAAGCGCCTGGTGGAAAAGGAAAAGCCAGGGGTCTGGGAAATCCTGGAAGAGATAGTCAAGGAGCATCCGGTGCTGCTGAACCGGGCCCCCACCCTGCACCGCCTGGGCATCCAGGCCTTTGAGCCGGTGCTGATCGAGGGCAAGGCCATCCGGATCCACCCCCTGGTCTGCGAGGCCTTCAACGCCGACTTCGACGGCGACCAGATGGCGGTCCACGGGCCCCTTTCCTACGAGGCCCAGATCGAGGCCGCCACCCTGATGCTCTCCACCAACAACGTGCTGTCGCCGGCCTCGGGCCGCCCGGTGATCACACCCCGGCAGGACATCGTCATCGGCTGTTATTACCTGACCAAGCCCCGGGCCGGGGTCAAGGGCGAGGGCAAGGCCTTTACCGATCAGAACGAGGTGATGCTGGCCTACGAGAACGGAATGCTGGCCCTGCACGCCAAGATCCAGATCAAGGTCAACGACCGCAAGATAGAGACCACAGCCGGCCGGGTGATCTTCAACCAGATAGTTCCCCCGGAACTGGGATACGTCAACGATACCCTGGACAAGAAGGCCATCGACAAGATGGCCATGCAGTCGTTCCGCAAGCTGGGCAACTTCAAGACCGCCATGTTCATGGATGAGGTCAAGAAGATGGGCTTCACCTACGCCACCCAGGCCGGAGTGACCATCAGCCTTTACGACGTGATCGTGCCGGCCGAGAAGGAGGGACTGGTCAAGAAGGGGATCGAGGCCACCGAGAAGATCCTGGGCCAGTACCGCAAGGGAGTGATCACCGACACCGAGCGCTACAACAAAGTGATCGACACCTGGACCCACGTCAACAACCAGGTAACCGAGGCCCTGATCAAGCGACTGGCCGACGACCGCCAGGGATTCAATCCGGTGTTCATGATGCTGGATTCCGGGGCCCGGGGCAGCCGGGAACAGGTGCGCCAGCTGGGCGGGATGAGGGGACTGATGTCCAAGCCCCAGAAGCGCCTGACCGGACAGGAGATCATCGAGACCCCCATCATCAACAACCTGCGGGAAGGCCTGACCATCGTGGAGTACTTCATCTCCACCCACGGCGCCCGCAAGGGATTGGCCGACACCGCCCTCAAGACATCCGAGGCCGGATACCTCACCAGAAGGCTGGTGGATGTGGCCCAAGACATCATCATCACCGAAGAGGACTGCGGCACCATCATGGGCGAGGACCGGGGCGCCCTCAAGGAAGGCGAGGAGATCATCGAGTCGCTCAGGGACCGGGTGCTGGGGCGGGTGGCCATGGAGGACGTGATCAACCCCATCACCGGCGAGATGATAGTCTCATCGGGCGAGGAGATCACCGAGGATGCGGCCGAGGAATTGTCCGAGGCCGGCATCGAGAATATCCGGATCCGTTCGGTGCTGACCTGCGAGGCCAAGCGCGGCCTGTGCCGCAAGTGCTACGGGCGCAACCTGGCCACCGGCCGGATAGTGGACATGGGCGAGGCCACCGGAGTGATGGCCGCCCAGTCCATCGGCGAGCCGGGCACCCAGCTGACCCTGCGCACCTTCCACATCGGCGGCACGGCGGCCCGGATCGCGGCCCAGTCCAAGGTCTCGGCCAAGATCCCGGGAACCCTGGAGTTCAAGGCGCTGGAGACCATAGCCAAGGAAACGGGCGAGGTGGTGGTCATCAACCGCGACGGCGAGATCATCCTTCACGGAGAGAAGGCCGGAATCAAGACCCGCTACAGCGTGCCTTACGCCTCGGTGCTTAAGACCGTCGATCAGGCCAAGGTGGCCCCCGGCGACACCTTGTTCGAGTGGGATCCCCACACCGCCGTCATCCTGGCCGAACACTCCGGCACCATCCAGTTCGCCGACATGATCCCCGACGTCACCATCTCCGAGGAGTTCGACGAAATAACCGGGATGCGCCGGCCGGTGGTGATAGAGAGCAAGGACAAGAACAAGAACCTGTATCCCCACATCAACATCACAGATAAACGGGGCAAGAGCCTATCCAGCTATCCCATTCCCATCGGGGCCCGGATCATGGCCCAGAACGGTCAGGTGATAACGGCCGGCGAGTTCCTGGCCAAGACCTCGCGCGAGATATCCAAGACCCGCGACATCACCGCCGGTCTGCCCCGGGTAGCCGAGCTGTTCGAAGCCCGGAAGCCGGCCGATCCATCGGTGGTCTCCGAGATCGATGGCCGGATCAAGCTGGGCGAGATTGCCAAGGGCCAGCGCACGGTGCTGGTTCGCAACGAGAACGGCGAGGAAAGGGCCTACCTGATTCCGCTCAACAAGCACCTCTACGTTCGGGACGGAGACAAGGTCAAGGCCGGGGAAAAGATAACGGAGGGTTCCATCAATCCCCACGACATTTTGCGGATCCGGGGCACGGCGGCGGTCCAGGTCTATCTGGTCAACGAGATCCAGGAGGTCTACCGGCTGAACGGCGTGGCCATCAACGACAAGCACATCGAGGTGATAGTGCGCCAGATGCTGCAGAAGGTGCGGGTCCAGGATCCGGGCGACACCATCTACATCGAAGGCGATCAGGTGGACAAGGCTTCGGTGCGCGAGGAGAACGAACGGGTGCTGCACGAGGGCGGCCGTCCGGCCACTTTCGAATCGCTGCTGATGGGCATCACCAAGTCGGCCCTTTCCACTTCCAGCTGGGTCTCGGCGGCCTCCTTCCAGGAGACCACCAGGGTCCTGACCGAAGCCGCGGTCCAGGGAAAATCGGACCCGCTGCTGGGATTGAAGGAGAACGTGATAGTGGGACGGCTGATCCCGGCCGGGACCGGGATCCGGCGCTACCGCAATTTCAAGATCGAGGAGGAGCAACCCCAGGAACAGCCGGCAGAGAAATAAAAACCAACCCACAAAAGGCCCTTTCAAACAAGCTGAAAGGGCCTTTGTTTATTAAGCCGGAGCAATCAGGATTCAATCTTCCCGG
This region includes:
- the rpoC gene encoding DNA-directed RNA polymerase subunit beta' — its product is MEVRATDFDFIKLKLASPEIIHGWSLGEVTKPETINYRTFKPERDGLFCEKIFGPTKDWECNCGKYKKIRFKGVICDRCGVEVTLSRVRRERMGHIDLAVPVAHIWYFKSLPSRIGQLLDVSIRDLERVLYYESYIVIEPGSSGFKKKELINEDQCIKAEEEYGKDFIAQMGAEAIRELLKEINIDDLSAELRSRLRLEVSAEVKKNVLKRLRIVEAFRKSGNRPEWMILSAIPVIPPDLRPLVPLEGGRFATSDLNDLYRRVITRNNRLKKIIDMRAPEIILRNEKRMLQEAVDALFDNGRRSRALKGRGNRELKSLSEILRGKQGRFRQNLLGKRVDYSGRSVIVVGPELKPYQCGLPKSMALELFKPFILKKLEEKGYVQSVKSAKRLVEKEKPGVWEILEEIVKEHPVLLNRAPTLHRLGIQAFEPVLIEGKAIRIHPLVCEAFNADFDGDQMAVHGPLSYEAQIEAATLMLSTNNVLSPASGRPVITPRQDIVIGCYYLTKPRAGVKGEGKAFTDQNEVMLAYENGMLALHAKIQIKVNDRKIETTAGRVIFNQIVPPELGYVNDTLDKKAIDKMAMQSFRKLGNFKTAMFMDEVKKMGFTYATQAGVTISLYDVIVPAEKEGLVKKGIEATEKILGQYRKGVITDTERYNKVIDTWTHVNNQVTEALIKRLADDRQGFNPVFMMLDSGARGSREQVRQLGGMRGLMSKPQKRLTGQEIIETPIINNLREGLTIVEYFISTHGARKGLADTALKTSEAGYLTRRLVDVAQDIIITEEDCGTIMGEDRGALKEGEEIIESLRDRVLGRVAMEDVINPITGEMIVSSGEEITEDAAEELSEAGIENIRIRSVLTCEAKRGLCRKCYGRNLATGRIVDMGEATGVMAAQSIGEPGTQLTLRTFHIGGTAARIAAQSKVSAKIPGTLEFKALETIAKETGEVVVINRDGEIILHGEKAGIKTRYSVPYASVLKTVDQAKVAPGDTLFEWDPHTAVILAEHSGTIQFADMIPDVTISEEFDEITGMRRPVVIESKDKNKNLYPHINITDKRGKSLSSYPIPIGARIMAQNGQVITAGEFLAKTSREISKTRDITAGLPRVAELFEARKPADPSVVSEIDGRIKLGEIAKGQRTVLVRNENGEERAYLIPLNKHLYVRDGDKVKAGEKITEGSINPHDILRIRGTAAVQVYLVNEIQEVYRLNGVAINDKHIEVIVRQMLQKVRVQDPGDTIYIEGDQVDKASVREENERVLHEGGRPATFESLLMGITKSALSTSSWVSAASFQETTRVLTEAAVQGKSDPLLGLKENVIVGRLIPAGTGIRRYRNFKIEEEQPQEQPAEK